A window from Malassezia japonica chromosome 1, complete sequence encodes these proteins:
- a CDS encoding uncharacterized protein (EggNog:ENOG503PM3Y) yields MSQGRRSGQAGVPHEPTLVSAAPPLSHLMTLYQRYDSLRNSIALLREQTLHTPGVEDWLSVQSHYTNLLSHIFSIASALHSPSPHFVASQVATLNEFLDSEAQDANLFGEDETENKTSLLYATDDGQQTNLPPIEDRDAKSRLPALAVHPSLPIPDSKLNWLGTLLRTVPEIETGAAEAAGG; encoded by the exons ATGAGCCAGGGCCGCCGGAGTGGGCAggcgggcgtgccgcacgagccgacgctggtgtcggcagcgccgccgttGAGCCACTTGATGACGCTCTACCAGCGCTATGATTCGCTGCGTAACTCGattgcgctcctgcgcgagcagacCTTGCACACGCCCGGCGTGGAAGACTGGCTGTCGGTGCAGTCGCATTATACCAACCTCTTGTCGCATATCTTCTcaatcgcctcggccttgcaCTCGCCGAGCCCGCACTTTGTTGCGTCGCAGGTCGCGACGCTGAACGAGTTCCTAGACTcggaggcgcaggacgccaacctctttggcgaggacgagacgGAGAACAAGACCTCGCTGTTGTACGCGACCGACGACGGCCAGCAGACGAACCTGCCCCCAATCGAGGATCGCGACGCAAAGAGCAGGCTTCCTGCACTTGCGGTGCACCCCAGCCTGCCGATCCCCGACAGCAAGCTCAActggctcggcacgctcctgcgcacTGTCCCCGAGATCGAGAcaggcgcggcggaggcggc AGGTGGATGA
- a CDS encoding uncharacterized protein (COG:S; EggNog:ENOG503NY2P) has product MSERESDTYEDAPEGSTSGSIDDLVRDTDHLAEIVASQALPESEYDDDYIDDDDDDYFFDDAAEEEDEFDEDDYDEVDDDDGLDPDNLQGHAGMFFLETEGADGNLMERHVRHLSLRELQQLLTYGMASFEPDDPLSDSDHEASGIMSRWRRDEHSGSPADLWEPIKEPVRAGLELQRSGDFGMPWMPSLYGPRNLSSQIAHRKMLSRVPRKGSLAPLVPNSKGVIVAQYPAPCYSGQYSEDSSFFYTCTRDMRVHIYDTSQAPRRQAVTVDDSSVPYGLRSSLAFESPEQITSLNLIQTLEARRGQWTITDVNISPDNQWIVYSSISPYVGLSPVRPAADTNDPSSNQVTLDFSANAHDSAGIWSLRFSGDSREIIAGSHYGFIYVYDIEAQRRVLSVAGHDDDVNSVTFADAASSNVFVSGSDDAMLKVWDRRSLVRGKPAGSLPGHTEGITYISPKGDGRYCISNSKDQSVRLWDLRNLRSTEAVERWAPLDYGLRNWDYRYMPYRRPRYYSHPEDCSVMTYRGHSVLRQQYIYSGSADGRIHIWSLDGNVVQVIDRNDTHPLHTGSGDLASDPSAPEWDLPAAVSYEQTPRSNSGFARARRMQNGNKCIVRDVSWHSGEPTLMSTSWDGSDGQLGSIAQHEWKGPEKQLYT; this is encoded by the exons ATGTCGGAGCGCGAGAGCGATACGTACGAAGATGCGCCGGAAGGGTCTACGAGTGGGTCAATAGACGACCTTGTTCGTGATACGGACCATCTTGCGGAAATTGTTGCATcgcaggcgctgcccgagaGCGAATACGACGACGATTATATCGA cgacgatgacgacgatTATTTCTTTGACGATGCTgcagaggaggaggacgaatTTGATGAGGATGACTATGACGaagtcgacgacgacgatggcCTGGACCCCGACAATCTCCAAG GCCACGCCGGCATGTTTTTCCTCGAGACCGAAGGAGCTGACGGAAATCTGATGGAGCGGCATGTGCGGCACCTTAGCCTGCGTGAGCTCCAGCAGCTGCTCACCTATGGTATGGCATCCTTTGAGCCGGACGATCCACtgagcgactcggaccACGAGGCGTCAGGC ATCATGTCGCGGTGGCGGAGAGACGAGCACTCGGGGTCGCCTGCTGATCTCTGGGAGCCGATCAAGGAACccgtgcgcgccggccttgagctgcagcgcagcggtGACTTTGGCATG CCCTGGATGCCATCCTTGTATGGCCCCCGCAATCTCTCCAGCCAGATTGCGCATCGCAAAATGCTTTCGCGCGTTCCCCGCAAAGGCAGCCTGGCG CCCCTTGTCCCCAATTCGAAAGGCGTGATTGTCGCACAGTATCCTGCGCCATGCTACAGTGGGCAGTACTCGGAGG ACTCTTCCTTCTTTTATACATGCACACGCGATATGCGCGTCCAC ATATACGACACGTCCCAAGCCCCTCGCCGCCAGGCTGTGACCGTGGACGATTCGAGCGTGCCCTACGGCCTGCGTTCGAGCCTTGCGTTTGAGAGCCCCGAGCAGATCACTTCGCTCAACCTGATCCAGACGCTCGAAGCACGACGTGGACAGTGGACCATTACGGATGTGAACATCTCGCCCGACAATCAGTGGATTGTCtactcgagcatctcgccATACGTTGGCCTATCGCCTGTGCGTCCAGCGGCCGACACGAACGATCCCTCGTCGAACCAAGTCACACTCGACTTTTCGGCGAACGCGCATGATTCGGCAGGC ATCTGGTCCCTCCGATTCTCTGGCGACTCACGCGAGATCATTGCGGGCTCACACTATGGTTTTATTTATGTGTACGACATTGAGGCACAGCGGCGTGTGCTGAGTGTCGCAGGGCatgacgacgacgtgaACAGTGTCACGttcgccgacgcggcctcgtccaaCGTCTTTGTGAGCGGCAGTGACGATGCGATGCTCAAAGTATGGGACCGCCGCTCCCTAGTGCGCGGCAAGCCGGCGGGATCCCTTCCAGGCCACACCGAAGGCATCACGTACATTTCCCCCAAAGGCGACGGCCGCTACTGCATTTCCAACTCCAAGGACCAGAGCGTGCGCCTGTGGGATCTGCGGAacctgcgcagcaccgaggccgtggAGCGCTGGGCCCCATTGGACTATGGGCTGCGCAACTGGGACTACCGCTACATGCCCTACCGGCGACCGCGGTACTATTCGCATCCCGAAGACTGCTCGGTGATGACCTATC GCGGCCACTCGGTCCTGC GGCAGCAGTATATCTATTCTGGCAGCGCGGATGGGCGCATTCAT ATTTGgtcgctcgacggcaaTGTCGTCCAAGTGATCGACCGCAACGATACACACCCATTGCACACTGGATCCGGCGACCTCGCCAGCGATCCGTCCGCCCCCGAGTGGGACCTGCCTGCGGCCGTGTCCTACGAACAAACCCCCCGGTCTAACTCCGGCTTTgcccgtgcgcgccgcatgcaGAACGGCAACAAGTGCATCGTCCGCGATGTGAGCTGGCATTCGGGCGAGCCCACGCTCATGAGTACTTCGTGGGATGGCAGCGACGGCCAGCTCGGGAGTATCGCACAGCAC GAATGGAAAGGACCCGAGAAGCAGCTGTATACCTAG
- a CDS encoding lipoyl synthase (EggNog:ENOG503NWHD; COG:H), with the protein MSALPGSAPEYDGHLILLPKEYPHPDVTWPSHIDAACPLYAEFSSRVREGGSLAGYGLSFAANDTPTEVGEARAGLQAWDPHRTAAMRAPPNQAMEDEEYTLYAYRPSGLFVKFPEPLSLRTMPSGDKMRTTLDTLFKQPEAHLKSETHVFVCTHGTRDCRCGVVGTEVHDSLVEKVREHAEECAAKGSKPVKRVRVFQISHVGGHKWAANALVYPHGDWYGNLRSSDTPLLLRAALAPSSSKHDLDDLRERLVVWPRWRGRLGMKKLVQQEHMSLWGPPLVHTAQLTPRARGAPSGAPAPEVAAAKASATSDTLGTPVPLRFHGHDGKWYDVDGLIGESLMETAKRHDLPGIEATCGGELECATCHAYLCNANPQDPEGCGEINQEPSDASTIFGSEPSDEEDDMLEYAIRRKPSSRLTCQIPVTRRLSDWMQQGGRVELSQY; encoded by the coding sequence ATGTCGGCTCTGCCCGGCTCGGCGCCAGAGTACGATGGGCACCTGATTCTCCTGCCGAAAGAGTATCCGCATCCGGATGTGACGTGGCCATCGCATATCGATGCGGCCTGCCCGCTCTATGCGGAGTTCTCgagccgcgtgcgcgaaGGCGGCTCGCTGGCCGGCTACGGCCTGAGCTTCGCGGCGAATGACACACCGACCGAGGTTGGCGAAGCGCGTGCGGGGCTGCAGGCATGGGACCCCCaccgcacggcggcgatgcgtgcgccgccgaacCAAGCTATGGAAGACGAAGAATATACGTTGTACGCGTATCGTCCCTCCGGCCTATTTGTAAAATTCCCAGAGCCCttgtcgctgcgcacgatgcCGAGTGGTGACAAGATGCGCACTACACTCGACACACTATTTAAGCAGCCGGAAGCCCACCTCAAAAGCGAGACCCATGTCTTTGTATGTACGCACGGAACGCGTGATTGCCGATGTGGCGTCGTCGGTACCGAAGTGCACGACTCCCTAGTGGAAAAGGTGCGTGAGCACGCAGAAgagtgcgccgcgaagGGCAGCAAGCCTGTCAAGCGCGTGCGTGTCTTTCAGATTAGCCACGTCGGTGGCCACAAGTGGGCGGCGAACGCATTGGTCTACCCCCACGGCGACTGGTACGGTAACCTGCGCTCGTCCGATACGCCCCTGCTGCTCCGTGCAGCATTGGCGCCGTCTTCTTCCAAGCACGATCTCGATGATCTGCGTGAACGACTCGTTGTATGGCCGCGGTGGCGCGGGCGTCTCGGCATGAAAAAGCTCGTGCAGCAAGAGCACATGAGCCTGTGGGGCCCTCCTTTGGTCCACACTGCGCAgctcacgccgcgcgctcgcggcgcgccatcGGGAGCACCAGCGCCCGAAGTGGCGGCAGCCaaggcgagcgccacgtccgatacgctcggcacgcccgtTCCCTTGCGGTTCCATGGCCACGACGGCAAGTGGTACGACGTCGATGGGCTCATCGGCGAGTCGCTCATGGAAACGGCTAAACGCCACGACCTCCCTGGCATTGAAGCTACGTGCGGAGGCGAGCTGGAGTGCGCTACGTGCCATGCCTACTTATGCAATGCCAACCCCCAGGACCCGGAAGGATGTGGCGAAATCAACCAGGAaccgagcgacgcgtctACAATCTTTGGCTCTGAGCCCTCAGACGAGGAAGATGATATGCTCGAATATGCTATCCGCCGCAAGCCGTCCAGCCGGCTCACCTGCCAGATCCCCGtcacgcgccgcctctcGGACTGGATGCAGCAGGGCGGCCGTGTGGAGCTGTCACAGTACTAG
- a CDS encoding uncharacterized protein (EggNog:ENOG503P8PF), whose protein sequence is MSSNLINKLNSPAHEEVRKLVTQDAKSRNGTSSQFTLDGERGQATSQLCRKLPDGTDQCATIALEARDLFQTMQSLGFFCILPHDPAKTYIRCEKIPS, encoded by the exons ATGAG CTCGAATCTGATCAACAAGCTCAATTCTCCCGCACATGAGGAGGTGCGGAAGCTTGTGACGCAGGATGCCAAGAGCCGCAACGGCACCAGCTCGCAATTCACCCTGGACGG GGAGCGCGGCCAGGCAACATCGCAGCTCTGCCGCAAGCTGCCCGACGGTACGGACCAGTGCGCTACGATTGCATTGGAGG cgcgcgatCTCTTCCAGACGATGCAGTCGCTCGGCTTTTTCTGCATTTTGCCGCACGATCCTGCCAAGACGTACATCCGGTGCGAAAAGATCCCGAGTTAG
- a CDS encoding glycerate 3-kinase (EggNog:ENOG503P4CG; COG:S) translates to MACKERAVIDFLLDELRHHRSDPSNHGRPLIVGLQGPQGSDLYLPHDAMQNVGRENASNGLLQGRGQPGTHDVALGTSLLHAIRDLNTQTEGALALPVYDKSAFDGQGDRAARTIQVCAPIDIVLFEGWCLGFYSIPRAVLAERIATASQNDPPAFLSYSLEHLDAVNEQLRVWEQQWYPLIDAFVQFCPHATDGASPWSLVYPWRLQAEHAMKKANGGKGMSDAQVYSFVQRYLPSYELFCQDLRQPNPWTGRCLCMDVGADREASSIQRV, encoded by the exons ATGGCCTGCAAGGAGCGTGCGGTGATTGACTTTTTGCTGGACGAGTTGCGGCACCATCGATCGGATCCAAGTAACCATGGGCGTCCGTTGATTGTCGGCTTGCAAGGACCCCAAGGCAGTG ACCTCTACCTCCCGCACGATGCCATGCAAAACGTCGGGCGGGAAAACGCGTCGAACGGCTTGCTGCAGGGCCGGGGTCAGCCAGGCACGCACGacgtggcgctcggcacgtcgctccTGCACGCGATCCGAGACTTGAATACCCAGACAGAGGGAGCGCTGGCGCTTCCCGTCTATGACAAAAGCGCGTTCGATGGACAaggcgaccgcgccgcgcgcacgatCCAAGTTTGCGCGCCGATCGACATTGTGCTGTTCGAGGGGTGGTGCCTCGGCTTCTACTCCATTCCACGCGCAGTACTTGCAGAGCGTATCGCGACAGCAAGCCAAAATGACCCGCCGGCGTTCCTCTCCTACTCCCTAGAGCACTTGGACGCGGTGAACGAGCAGTTGCGCGTATGGGAACAGCAATGGTATCCTCTCATTGATGCATTCGTCCAGTTCTGCCCGCATGCAACAGATGGTGCGAGTCCCTGGTCCCTGGTCTACCCCTGGCGCCTCCAGGCAGAGCACGCAATGAAAAAGGCGAATGGAGGAAAAGGCATGTCGGATGCACAGGTCTACTCCTTTGTCCAGCG TTACCTGCCGAGCTACGAGCTCTTTTGCCAGGATTTACGTCAGCCCAACCCCTGGACAGGGCGGTGCTTGTGCATGGACGTAGGCGCGGATCGCGAAGCAAGCAGCATCCAGCGTGTCTGA
- the atg12 gene encoding Ubiquitin-like protein (COG:U; EggNog:ENOG503P5PA): MKRNDFQIAAYNPFAAVVQFLRKELGCVPSEPLHLYINASFAPSPDETLGNLFRAYSTQDHLIVNYSTTPAWG; encoded by the exons ATGAAG CGCAACGATTTCCAAATTGCGGCCTACAACCCCTTTGCCGCTGTGGTACAATTCCTACGGAAAGAGCTgggctgcgtgccgagcgagccgctc CACCTCTATATCAACGCGTCGTTTGCCCCGTCACccgacgagacgctcggcaaCCTGTTCCGC GCCTACTCCACACAAGACCACCTGATTGTCAATTATAGCACGACGCCTGCCTGGGGCTAG
- the COQ5 gene encoding 2-methoxy-6-polyprenyl-1,4-benzoquinol methylase (COG:H; BUSCO:EOG09264A8D; EggNog:ENOG503NVFH), which yields MSFMRVPRAGLRIRTAGLEQVRAFCATPRVRDDRFDGDGRNTHFGFRTVRESDKESLVGTVFSSVASSYDIMNDAMSLGIHRLWKNHFVEMLNPRGGIHCLDVAGGTGDIALRLLDHARTKHLDRETRVTVLDINPQMLVEGQKRMKQTMYWNTPQIRFQLGNAEALDKVMEVPERRNPPASTHKNPILPPLVSEPIPNESVDLYTIAFGIRNCTHIDEVIKEAYRVLKPGGIFAVLEFGKVSIPLLAEMYKQYSFSVIPPLGQLLVGDRDSYQYLVESIERFPTQREFADMIADAGFLSPGSAEAQSMGLPRLSGPSGAYEDLTLGVATIWTGIKPFA from the exons ATGAGTTTCatgcgtgtgccgcgcgctggcTTGCGGATCCGTACGGCGGGGCTTGAGCAAGTTCGTGCCTTTTGCGCGACGCCCCGTGTGCGTGACGACCGGTTCGATGGCGATGGGCGCAACACGCACTTTGGTTTCCGTACGGTGCGCGAGAGCGACAAGGAGTCGCTGG TCGGCACGGTGTTCTCGTCGGTGGCCTCTTCGTACGATATTATGAACGATGCCATGTCCCTCGGCATCCACCGCTTGTGGAAGAACCACTTTGTGGAGATGCTGAACCCCCGTGGTGGCATCCACTGTCTCGACGTGGCCGGCGGCACGGGCGAcattgcgctgcgcctgctaGACCACGCGCGGACAAAGCACCTGGaccgcgagacgcgcgtcACTGTCCTCGACATTAACCCCCAgatgctcgtcgagggccAGAAGCGTATGAAGCAGACCATGTACTGGAACACGCCGCAGATCCGCTTCCAGCTCGGcaacgccgaggcgctcgacaaggtGATGGAGGTCCCAGAGCGCCGGAACCCCCCCGCGAGCACGCACAAGAACCCTATTCTGCCCCCTCTGGTCAGCGAGCCGATCCCGAACGAGTCGGTGGATCTGTACACGATTGCGTTTGGTATCCGCAACTGCACGCACATTGACGAGGTGATCAAGGAGGCCTACCGCGTGCTCAAGCCCGGCGGTATCTttgccgtgctcgagtTCGGCAAGGTGTCGATCCccctgctcgccga AATGTACAAGCAGTACTCCTTCTCGGTCATCCCCCCGCTGGgccagctgctcgtcggcgaccgcgacTCGTACCAGTACCTCGTCGAGTCGATTGAGCGCTTCCCTACGCAGCGCGAGTTTGCCGACATGATCGCCGACGCTGGCTTCCTCTCGCCCGGCtctgccgaggcgcagtcGATGGGCCTGCCCCGCCTGAGCGGCCCCAGTGGCGCGTACGAGGACCTGACGCTCGGTGTCGCGACGATCTGGACCGGTATTAAGCCGTTTGCGTAG
- the RIM1 gene encoding ssDNA-binding protein, mitochondrial (COG:E; EggNog:ENOG503P5Q2), which produces MFRQSLLSATRTASAARLSRINLIGRLTSQPEVRESRNGKEYLRYVVATTDPLGPPNEDGTPATPTSSFHSVFAFGETTVNRLRNLPKGTLLYVEADFRIARTPSEGDLPPTDQWLVQHRSYQVLMRPKTDI; this is translated from the exons ATGTTCCGCCAATCGCTTCTGTCTGCCACCCGCACTgccagcgccgcccgc ctTTCGCGTATCAACCTCATTGGCCGCCTCACGAGCCAGCCTGAGGTGCGCGAGAGCCGCAACGGCAAGGAGTACCTCCGCTACGTTGTCGCGACGACCGATCCTCTTGGTCCTCCCAACGAGGATGGCA CCCCTGCCACCCCCACCTCGTCGTTCCACTCGGTCTTTGCGTTCGGTGAGACGACCGTGAACCGCCTGCGCAACCTGCCCAAGGG TACGCTCCTGTacgtcgaggccgacttccgcatcgcgcgcaccCCGAGCGAGGGCGACCTCCCCCCCACCGACCAGTGGCTCGTCCAGCACC GGAGCTACCAGGTGCTGATGCGCCCCAAGACGGACATTTAA
- a CDS encoding uncharacterized protein (EggNog:ENOG503P8RY; TransMembrane:2 (o121-142i154-174o)) — protein sequence MSQNDIKNQANKAADKVDKAAKDVKSEAEKATKDASNSLDKAAKDVSNEADKASKEVSREAENILDEAKATANKVGDIISKEAEELEDRAKEAGKSISKSFQTGLDKAKSFWNDFSSNPKYWLSTLSVVNVAVLGAAGYFGYQNRNKIEAQDKKLLGAAAVGIVTILGGESYFATKNAKKQLK from the exons ATGTCCCAGAACGACATTAAGAA CCAAGCGAACAAGGCCGCCGACAAGGTCGACAAGGCCGCCAAGGACGTCAAgagcgaggccgagaaggCCACCAAGGACGCCTCCAACAGCCTCGACAAGGCTGCCAAGGACGTGTCCAACGAGGCTGACAAGGCTTCCAAGGAGGTCTCGCGCGAGGCTGAGAAcatcctcgacgaggccaaggccaccgCCAACAAGGTCGGTGACATTATCTCgaaggaggccgaggagctcgaggaccgTGCCAAGGAGGCCGGCAAGAG CATCTCGAAGAGCTTCCAGACCGGTCTCGACAAGGCCAAGTCGTTCTGGAACGACTTCTCGAGCAACCCCAAGTACTGGCTCTCGACCCTCAGCGTCG TCAACGTCGCTGTCCTTGGTGCTGCTGGCTACTTCGGTTACCAGAACCGCAACAAGATCGAGGCTCAGGACAAgaagctgctcggcgctgccgccgtcGGCATTGTCACCATCCTCGGTGGTGAGAG CTACTTTGCTACCAAGAACGCCAAGAAGCAGCTGAAGTAA
- a CDS encoding uncharacterized protein (COG:S; EggNog:ENOG503NYI4), translating into MTKVEDKVESHHANNEAMDESLGRYSAYAMRLRTLLVSSSRYIAYSSDIGEAFRPLTRPIVVQAAYGISWAYIFADVGYTCYASCKGRELGDPGVKTDVAWIATRRAVFQTLASLVLPAVTIHSVVKYSAPVFAKSSSLRLRSIGPTVAGLLTVPLLPILFDKPVEHGVEHAFDLVELKLAAVQGNKDAQQALDDKFARMKQFMFGATSPTADPRPDPRQVDEIGSSPKPDLSTKSTTAAQLAVLGLGVDLVYMPRLRSLVSRHAKRMAAVPWQGAFATAPRLATPQRQEEQAKPETLLAAAAQHFARRTLSKSEAAHWASLSPCLTHEDRLRFLATRWACKEATYKAVYPHLRVAARDVSMARGNTPATIKPSVQLRADAEYKDATGQVAALAADALRLHLSVAHDGEYVMASVLAETL; encoded by the exons ATGACCAAAGTCGAGGACAAGGTCGAGTCGCACCATGCGAACAAcgaggcgatggacgaGAGCCTAGGCCGTTACTCGGCCTATGCGATGCGCCTGCGTACGCTGCtcgtgtcgagctcgcgctaCATTGCGTACTCGTCAGACATTGGCGAGGCCTTCCGTCCTCTGACGCGTCCGATCGTTGTGCAGGCCGCCTACGGTATAAGCTGGGCTTACATCTTTGCCGATGTAGGCTACACCTGCTACGCCTCGTGCAAGGGCCGCGAACTGGGCGACCCGGGTGTGAAGACGGACGTCGCGTGgatcgcgacgcgccgtgccgTGTTCCAGACGCTGGCGAG TCTTGTGCTTC CCGCCGTGACGATCCACAGT GTGGTGAAATACTCGGCGCCGGTCTTTGCCAAGTCGAGCAGCCTGCGTTTGCGCAGCATCGGCCCTACGGTCGCGGGTCTCTTGACCGTGCCCCTgctc CCCATCCTCTTTGATAAGCcagtcgagcacggcgtgGAGCACGCCTTTgacctggtcgagctcAAGTTGGCTGCCGTCCAGGGTAACAAggacgcgcagcaggcgctcgacgacaaGTTTGCGCGCATGAAGCAGTTCATGTTTGGCGCGACCTCACCCACGGCCGACCCGCGTCCGGACCCGCGCCAGGTCGACGAGAtcggctcgtcgcccaAGCCGGATCTCTCGACGAAGAgcacgacggccgcgcagctcgcggtgctcggcctgGGTGTCGATCTCGTGTACatgccgcgcctgcgcagcctCGTCTCGCGCCACGCCAAGCGCATGGCCGCGGTGCCGTGGCAGGGAGCGTTTGCGACTGCTCCGCGCCTCGCTacgccgcagcgccaggaggagcaggcgaagcccgagacgctcctggccgctgccgcacagcactttgcgcgccgcacgctgtCCAAGTCGGAGGCCGCGCACTGGGCCAGCCTCTCGCCGTGCCTCACGCACGAGGACCGCCTGCGGTTTCTTGCCACGAG ATGGGCCTGTAAAGAAGCCACCTACAAGGCGGTCTATCCCCATCTgcgtgtcgctgcgcgcgacgtgtcgaTGGCACGGGGAAATACACCCGCGACGATCAAGCCGTCTGTCCAGCTGCGGGCGGACGCAGAATACAAAGACGCCACGGGCCaggtcgctgcgctcgctgccgatgcgctgcgaCTGCATctgagcgtcgcgcacgacggcgagTACGTCATGGCCTCGGTCCTGGCCGAAACTTTGTAG
- a CDS encoding uncharacterized protein (COG:O; EggNog:ENOG503P5A0) — protein MGVQVISSYDQFKQVTGGDKIVVIDFWATWCGPCKMIGPVFEKISETPAGEKLGFYKVDVDEQSQIAQEVGIRAMPTFVFFKNGEKVETVVGADLNKLQAAISKHAA, from the coding sequence ATGGGTGTTCAGGTTATCTCGTCTTACGACCAGTTCAAGCAGGTTACCGGCGGTGACAAGATCGTCGTGATCGACTTCTGGGCCACCTGGTGCGGTCCTTGCAAGATGATCGGCCCTGTCTTCGAGAAGATCTCCGAGACCCCCGCCGGCGAGAAGCTCGGCTTCTAcaaggtcgacgtcgacgagcagagCCAGATTGCGCAGGAGGTCGGCATCCGTGCGATGCCCACCTTTGTCTTCTTCAAGAACGGCGAAAAGGTCGAGACCGTTGTTGGCGCGGACCTCAACAAGCTCCAGGCCGCCATCTCGAAGCACGCCGCCTAA
- a CDS encoding uncharacterized protein (TransMembrane:1 (o466-497i); EggNog:ENOG503NXE5; COG:U), producing MGLRVQIASFNANQNLETNSLPELESWLVPTVEQDPQSGFATQPQAAKPSAMSLGPREAPDLYVIGFQEFAPLPNALAGWTETLLAAVDREIRRTVRLHQAVVRPDQMYDPIELGGGPENYSRIAELNHGGIAIFVYARERASRTSGMPSAAERVKEVRTSSVGTGVFSLMGNKGAVGVRVTLAPEVAGGKDEVLTFVCAHLAAHDHQVERRNEDWKNIVQRLVFDHENLGFLPSLQPRMNGAGPDTNMGQVQSFPTKPASQNRTKALDAKEYSIYDTHHLFVLGDLNYRIGTGVAGAPPSGGPASKNTYPPMKKADVKMLANSNNPKRWAWLLPYDQLALQRMHTPPLAFQSLHVPDLSRYDLPPTYKYKIPKSAAETRDVLSKKRVPGWPDRILWGSSGDERAILCELYRSLMQYRISDHKPITAILSVPPQPQSAFLTSPYPINPQWRTMQRNGRVLDRVVGYIWSIILVLGNGSLPVAAVEVLLLAVLGAWWVSGKPIPYIRPENIAR from the coding sequence ATGGGGCTCCGTGTGCAGATCGCGTCGTTCAACGCGAACCAGAACCTCGAGACGAACTCGCTCCCTGAGCTCGAGTCATGGCTTGTGCCGACCGTGGAACAGGATCCGCAGAGCGGCTTTGCGACGCAGCCGCAAGCTGCCAAGCCGAGCGCAATGTCGCTGGGGCCGCGCGAAGCGCCGGACCTGTACGTGATCGGCTTCCAAGAGTTTGCACCGCTGCCCAATGCACTAGCCGGCTGGACCGAGAcgctccttgcggcggTCGACCGCGAGATCCGCCGGACCGTGCGCCTCCACCAAGCGGTCGTGCGGCCTGACCAGATGTACGACCCTATCGAGCTGGGCGGCGGGCCGGAGAACTACTCGCGCATTGCCGAGCTGAATCACGGCGGGATTGCTATTTTTGTGTATGCGCGTGAGCGTGCTtcgcgcacgtcgggcatgccgagcgccgcggagcgcgtcaaggaagtgcgcacctcgtcggtgGGCACGGGCGTCTTTTCGCTGATGGGCAACAAGggcgcggtcggcgtgcgtgtgACGCTTGCGCCGGAAGTCGCTGGCGGCAAGGACGAGGTGCTGACCTTTGTCTGTGCGCACttggcggcgcacgaccaccaagtcgagcgccgcaacgaGGACTGGAAGAAcatcgtgcagcgcctcgtcttTGACCACGAGAACCTCGGTTTCCTTCCCAGCCTGCAGCCACGCATGAACGGTGCGGGCCCCGACACCAACATGGGGCAGGTCCAGAGCTTCCCCACGAAGCCCGCGTCGCAGAATCGCACCAAGGCGCTGGACGCGAAAGAGTACTCGATCTACGATACTCACCACCTCTTTGTCCTCGGCGACTTGAACTACCGCATCGGAACGGGCGTCGCCGGTGCACCTCCGTCCGGCGGCCCCGCGTCCAAGAATACCTATCCTCCGATGAAAAAGGCCGACGTCAAGATGCTGGCGAACTCGAACAACCCCAAGCGCTGGGCGTGGCTCTTGCCTTATGACcagcttgcgctgcagcgcatgcacACGCCCCCCCTTGCCTTCCAGTCGCTGCATGTGCCGGACCTGTCGCGCTACGACCTCCCGCCTACGTACAAGTACAAGATCCCGAAATCCGctgccgagacgcgcgacgtcctGAGCAAGAAGCGCGTGCCTGGCTGGCCGGATCGCATTCTGTGGGGTtcgagcggcgacgagcgcgcaaTCCTCTGCGAGCTCTACCGCAGCCTGATGCAGTACCGCATCTCGGACCACAAGCCGATCACGGCGATTttgagcgtgccgccgcagccgcaaAGCGCGTTCCTCACGTCGCCCTATCCGATCAACCCCCAGTGGCGCACCATGCAGCGCAAcggccgcgtgctcgaccgcgtcgtcggctaCATCTGGTCGATCATCCTGGTGCTTGGCAACGGAAGCCTGCCGGTCGCCGCTGTCGAAGTCTTGCTGCTGGCCGTGCTGGGCGCGTGGTGGGTGAGCGGGAAGCCGATCCCCTACATCCGCCCGGAGAACATTGCGCGCTAG